The window CCCCCTGCCCAAACCTGTGGGACACCAGGAGTGTCACCTCCCCCTgcccaaacccaaccccaaaatctcccatgGCTCCCCCAGGAGTGGCCGCCCCTTCCCGGGGGTCCCAGCCTGGGTGGGAGGGGGGCACCCCACCCCAAGGGGGGACACCTGACCCCAAGGGGGTCCCAGCCCACCCTGAGCCACCTCCTTACACTTGGCAGAGACTTTGTAGCCCCCCAGGGGGGGCGGGTGGCCCTCGGCTGCGTCGAATCCGGCCGACACCAGCACCACGTCGGGGCAGAACTCGTGGGCAATGGGCATCACCACGGTCCTGGGGGAAAGGGGACGGGAAATGGGGTCAGCCCCACATGGGGGATGAGGAACGGGGTCAGCCCCACCCAGAGCATGGCACACGGGCATGGGGACATTACCTGAAGGCAGCCAGGTACTCGGGGTCCCCCATGGGGGGGTCGAGCCCTCCAGCCCAGGCCACGTTGACGTTGAAGCCCTCGCCAGGGCCAGCGCCCACCTGGGAGGGAGCAAGGACAGGGTGAGGCTCTGGGGGAGCCAGGTGGGAGTCCCAGCCCTCTGTCCTGTGCCATGGGAGGGTgtttgggggtcccagcccTCTGTCCTGTGCCATGGGAGGGTgtttgggggtcccagcccTCTGTCCTGTGCCATGGGAGGGTgtttgggggtcccagcccTCTGTCCTGTGCCATGGGagggtgtttgagggtcccagCCCTCTGTCCTGTGCCATGGGAGGGAGTTTGAGGGTCCCAGCCCTCTGTCCTGTGCCATGGGAGGGTGTTTGGGGCTCCCAGCCCCCTGTTCTGTGCCATGCTCAGCATTCTGGGGGTCCTGTCCCCCCTGCCCGGTGCCACAGCAGGGTCAGGACCCCgggattttcctgcctttccatccATCTCCATCCCCGTGCTGGGCGGCCCAGGCAGGGTCAGGGGTGGGaaaggagcccccagggccctGTCCCCGCTCAgcccctgtgtccagctgtgtcctgctgtgtcctgctgtcccctctgtcccctcccaccTCATCAGCAGCCCCGCTGCCCGGGAAGAAGTTGCCGTCGTCGTGGCGGTGCAGGGAGATGTAGAGAACCTCGGGGTCCCTGTAGAAAATCTGCTGGGTCCCGTTGCCGTGGTGAAcgtcctgcagggacacccagagaggattttggcagctgctgggcGGCCCCAGAACCTCACAGAGCCCAAAGCAGGCGGGGCTGGGTCCCCCAGGTCAggatctgctcctgctccccagtcCTGAGCGCACTGAGGGGTTCCAGCCACGCTCCCAcaagagctggagcaggaactggccctggggacatcctggggacatcctggggacgGGGGGGACTCACCCAGTCCACGATGAGGATCTTGCTGAGCTTccccttctgctgcagctgcctggcagcGATGGCCACCGAGTTAAAGAAGCAGAATCCCCTGGGAAGAGGGGTGGGAGTCACCTCGGGCCCTTCCCGAgctccccctgggcaggggtggctcccagggggggttttggggtggctttgagccctggagctgcttttgGGGCTCCCCGGGTGCCTCAGGGAGGGAGGGGCCTTACATGGCCGTGGATGGATCCGCGTGGTGTCCGGGCGGCCGCACCACAGCAAAGCCGttctggggacagagcaggggccaggtcagagctgccaccccagggggacacccagcccctgtcccccgtgccacacagccctgggaccccTGGATGTGGGGGGACCTCACTCAGGGACTCCTGGCCATggggtgacacagccctgggaccccaaaccatgaggtgacacagccctgggaccccaaaccatggggtgacacagccctgctgtggggtgacacagccctgggaccccaaaccatggggtgacacagccctggaACCCCCAACCGTGGGTGACACCACTCAGGGACCTTCAGCCatgggggacacagccctgctgtggggtgacacagccctgggacccccaaaccatggggtgacacagccctgggacccccaaaccatggggtgacacagccctgggaccccccaggcccccccTACCTTCAGCTCCCTGGTGGCCACCTTGAAGGCCAGCTCGGTGACACTGCCCGCGGCCCAGCGCGCGGCGTTGGACGAGTGCAGCTCGTTCCAGATGGTGTCACTGTCCACCTGCAGAGGGGACACGGGTCACGGGGGGACACagcacatggggacagcagcctCACCCAGCAGGGGTTGGTGTCCTGCGCCAGCCGAGGGTGACATTGGCCACCCCactctctcctccctgcccagcgCCCTCCTTTACCTGGTTTATCTCATTTTAGTGTTTAACCAAACATCAGCACCACGTCAGAGCCGGACAAAGTCAAAAATCTCTTCTGCTGGGGGCCAGGTGAGAGCTCCCCGTGCCCAGGGGGGCAcccaggaacagagcagggaaagaggcagagcaggggaagcagagctggtgcccagcacagcgggcagggagaggagcagaaccagaagaggcagcaggaaggcaCCGAGGGAGCCCCTTCctgaaagagagagacaggacagggacagggacagggacagggacagggacaggaggagaggagaaggcagtGAACGCAGAGAAACCAGGAGGGAAAGCTGGGAATGGAGAGGCCTCAGAAGGGatgagctgctgtccctgtgtcactgctgcccTCCCTCAGTGGGGAcccccctcctgccagccccgcaGGGGCTCTGGATCCAGGATCCCCTTGCAGAGTGGGATCCTCAGACACCCCCAAGGACCCCGGGCTGCTCTGATCCAACACCTCCATCAAACACCCCcgcccaggcagcccaggggctTTGGGAGCTGCCCTGAGATCCTGAGGGGCCAAAAAGGAACAGCCCTACCcaaagggcagagcaggggtggagcagggaccccaaaagccagagcagggattcagcagggaccccaaaacccagagcaGGGATTCAGCAGGGACCCCAGAACCtggatgagggatggagcagtgaccccaaaacccagagcaGGGATTCAGCAGTGAccccacaccccaaaacccagatcagggatggagcagtgaccccaaaacccGGCTCAGGGATGGAACACTCACCCCCACTCCTCCACAGGGCAGCATCACAAACGTCCTCTGGGACAGGATCCCTGTGGAGAGAGGGGCCAGCAGGgcctcagggctgggcaggcaggaccAGGgtggggccaggctgtgcccagcacccaggggagctgctgggagccatcCCCAGGGCCAGGGACAGGTGCCGGGGGGGCACCCACCTGCCCAGGGTGGCACCCACCTTCCTAGGGCTGGCAcccacctgcccagggctggcacccacctgcccagggctggcacccacCTGCCCAGGGTGGCACCCACCTGCCAGCTTGCCGTTGTCCAGTTTGAGGCGGTTGAGGGGGTTGGTGCCGTAGAGCAGCACGTGGCGCTCGCTGTGCACgcactgcagctcctccagggtgGCCTTGCGGCCCCGCAGGCACTGGGGGACACGGCTGTCACcggggggacacacaggggatcCCCCCaaccctgtcctgctgtccccctgcagccGTGGCAGgacccccagggctggagcttgAGCACCCCCAAACTGCGGTCAGGGAGCCAgaggcagcccagagctgggtttTGTTAGGCTGGGCCTGGTAAAACTCACTGGTTTGAGGGGATCAGCtcttccctgtgcccagcatccagcagagcccaaatcccagagggagatgggcagagcagggaacgAGCCAAGGACATGGTGACAAactggggaggagggatgggatgggattgggaggggtggggtgggatcAGGAGGGTCAGGGTGGGATCAgaaggggtgggatgggaatcaggaggggtgggatgggaatcaggaggggtgggatgggaatcaggaggggtgggatgggatcaggaggggtgggatgggatcaggagGGACTGAATGGGATCAGGAGGGACGGAGGAgagcccagccctcccagctcacCTCGCAGCGGCTGCGCAGGCCCCGCTCCTGCAGCCGGGACCAGATGCTCTGGATCCTGCCCGCGTGCTCGGGGTGGTTGCTGTTGTCCCCACAGGAGCACTGGTGCTTCAGCATCACCGAGTCATaaaccagccctgccaggcaccgccagagctgctccctcagctcctctgcaggggCTTCGAGACCCCAAATACTgaccaaaatccctcccaaacCACAGGAGATTCTGCCCTCAAACCATGGGAGATTCTGCCCCAAACCATGGGAGATTCTGCCCCCAAACCATGGGAGATTCTGCCCCAAAACCATGGGAGATTCTGCCCCCAAACCATGGGAGATTCTGCCCCAAAACCATGGGAGATTCTGCCCCAAAACCATGGGAGATCCTGCCCCAAAACTATGGGAGATTCTGCCCCCAAACCATGGGAGATCCTGCCCCAAACCATGGGAGATCCTGCCCCAAACCACGGGAGATCCTGCCCCAAACCATGGGACATTCTGCCCCCAAACCATGGGAGatcctgccccaaaccccaggaaTGCAGCCAGGGCCCAGGTGGGCAAACCCTGCCTGGAAAAGCCCCCCAAGATAAGGAGAAGGGCCCCCCCCCCGGCTCTCTCCTGCCACTCCCAAGTCCGGGACTGACCCGGATCGATGTGGAGCcaccccaggacacccccaggtcccctcctgtccctgcccagcggtgacagccctgcaggtgtgacCGTACCTGTGGTGAAGTGTGGCTTGGGCGGCTGCTCCTGCACGGGCAGGGCCAGCGCCTTggtgtcctgggcagggagggacccGGTGGCCGTGGCCGGGGACGACTGGGCCCGGGACAGGGGCCGGTGGCCGGGGGGGAGCACGGGGGGGTCGGCCAAGGGCTGGCGcttgaggagctgctgctgcacccgCTGGAAGGAGTCCCACAGGAGGgcctggggacaaggacagcgTCAGGGGACAGGGGTCGGTGTCCCCAGCacgggggacaggggacagagccctgcttgGTGTGTGCTGAGCGGATCCAGCGGCTGCTCCGGGCTCggagctgggacaggacaggatgggacaggacaggacaagcAGGACAGGGCAAAACGGGACAGGATGGGAGGGGACAAAGCACgacaggcaggacaggacaAGCAGGACAAAGCAGGACAGGATaagcaggacaggcaggacaaGCAGGAAAGCCTCTCCCGgcatctgctgctccctgccggATCAGcctggcagtgacagcagggatgggacagagcCGGCAATTTGGGGACAAAACCCGGCAATTCGGGGACAAAGCCCAGCAAGGTGAGCACAAAGTTTCGGCAATTTAGGGACAAAGCCCGGCAATTCGGGGACTATGCCCAAAACTTGAGCACAAAGTTCCAGCAATTCGGGGACAAAGCCCGGCAAGGTGAGAGCACAAAATTTCGGCAATCTGGGGACAAAGCCCGGCAATCTGGGGACAAAGCCCGGCAATTCGGGGATGCCTGGCAAGGTGAGCACAAAGTTCCAGCAATCTGGGGACAAAACCCGGCAATTCGGGGACAAAACCCGGCAAGGTGAGAGCACAAAGTTTCGGCAATCTGGGGACAAAACCCGGCAATTCGGGGACcacacccagctgtgctgccaccagcggtggccgcagctcTGCCCCTGTCCCAGTGAGCTGCCCCGGGCTCCGGGCAGGCACAGTCCGGTCCCGTGTCCCCAGCGCTCCCCTCCCTGCCGTACCTGCTGCAGgaccagctcctcctggggctgccccatctTCTGCGTCCTCTCGGGCTCCTTCCCGCTGCTgccgggccggggcggctcCACCCGGGCCCTGCCGGGGTCCGCAGCCTCGGCCGCGGCCTCCGGGAGGGTCCCCTCGGCCTCCATGTCCTCCGAGGACGGGATCTGCCGCAGCCGGGGCTTCTCGCTGGACTTGGCCATGCGCTGCAGCCGGGGGACAGCGACCAGCGCCGTGAAAAACACATGGCTAGGAAATTCCTCAAGTCTAACAAACGCTCACAGAGgatatatttgtatataatcatatatatatagatgtgtgtgtgtgtatgtatatatgtgtatgtgtgtatatataaacttatatatatttttatgtatgataaaaaaaaatactgacttAGAAATGTTATAGAATAAGACAGGTGTTgttgagagaaaaaggaaactaaAACCAAGTTTTAAAAGgtatctatattatatattattaatatatataaactatatattatttattgtatgtaatatgtaatatataatgcATGATATgcaatatataacatatattatGTATTACCTATAATATATAAActataatatgtaatatataatatgtaatatatattatataatatattacctattatatatatgtaatatataatatatactatataatatattaccaataatatatactatatactatacactatatagtatatattatgtgttatatattatatatataaaataaaattgaagttTAAAGCAGAAGCTAATCCTTCTTCTCTACCTCCTTCTTCCCAGGTTTAAGCAGTATTTTGCAATTAGATAAGAAGACAGATCAATGAATTTTTCCCCCACATTTCCGTTCTTTTTGCCCGGCGGGTCTCACCTTGCCCAGGTGCGTTTGCTGCTTGAGCCTCTCGAGGAAGTGGGCGTGGTGCTGCTGGaagagcaggtgctgctgcacgGCCCTGGGGCTGGGCGGGAGTGGCTCCGAGCGGGTCCTGCCCAGCGGTTTGTGCTGGCCGGGCAGTGCCAGGCGCTCCGCGGGCACCAGGGACGGGGCGAAGGAAAAGGGGACAGCCCCCaggcctggcactgcagggacagcagggacacggcAGGGGGGCACAGTGAGGGGTTGCAGTAAGGTTAGAAAATGTAAAGGtgtcaaatatatttttta of the Molothrus aeneus isolate 106 chromosome 30, BPBGC_Maene_1.0, whole genome shotgun sequence genome contains:
- the HDAC7 gene encoding histone deacetylase 7, with the protein product MFSGWEICTTLVMFSPSSAVSPCPSPRVPQAVPMDLRIGQRLLKPQDTALLALKQQQLQQQLFLASLHQQQVEQLAHQHVRVAMESPHREAEPGQQEQELRQILNKDKSKRSAVASTVVKQKLAEVILKKQQAALERTSNPPTATLPYRSLEPLEPEGPSPAMLSTFLSPVPSTSLDTPEHFPLRKTASEPNLKVRCKPRKCLERRKNPLTRKESAPPSLKRRPPDAIDSSPSSSSTPVSGCSSPNDSLPTEHAALPAAPGGAHETPLAQRLLMQESSLAQFALQSAASLPAITLGLPATTGARGDTERRALPSLAHRVPVLNGPVLPGSHPPVFIPASLEQHEAGSALSPRLQPVIILEPSVTHAPLVAVPGLGAVPFSFAPSLVPAERLALPGQHKPLGRTRSEPLPPSPRAVQQHLLFQQHHAHFLERLKQQTHLGKRMAKSSEKPRLRQIPSSEDMEAEGTLPEAAAEAADPGRARVEPPRPGSSGKEPERTQKMGQPQEELVLQQALLWDSFQRVQQQLLKRQPLADPPVLPPGHRPLSRAQSSPATATGSLPAQDTKALALPVQEQPPKPHFTTGLVYDSVMLKHQCSCGDNSNHPEHAGRIQSIWSRLQERGLRSRCECLRGRKATLEELQCVHSERHVLLYGTNPLNRLKLDNGKLAGILSQRTFVMLPCGGVGVDSDTIWNELHSSNAARWAAGSVTELAFKVATRELKNGFAVVRPPGHHADPSTAMGFCFFNSVAIAARQLQQKGKLSKILIVDWDVHHGNGTQQIFYRDPEVLYISLHRHDDGNFFPGSGAADEVGAGPGEGFNVNVAWAGGLDPPMGDPEYLAAFRTVVMPIAHEFCPDVVLVSAGFDAAEGHPPPLGGYKVSAKCFGYMTKQLMSLAGGAVVLALEGGHDLTAICDASEACVSALLGHEPEPLPEDSLRQKPNANAVRSLEAVIQVQSRYWVAVQRFASKLGCSFLEAQHHEADEVETVTALASLSVAVMVEKRAQEEPMEQEEPMNQ